In Blastococcus saxobsidens DD2, the genomic stretch CTCGACGGCGTGGACGCCGAGGACTTCGCCGTTCCGCAGGCGGCGCTGGACCGGGCCCTGGCCGAGTGCGACCCGACGCTGCGGGCGGCGCTCGAGGAAGCCATCGCCCGGGTGCGCACCGTGCACGCCGACCAGCGGCGCACCGACGTGACGACCCAGGTGGTCGCCGGCGGCACCGTCACCGAGCGCTGGCTGCCGGTCCGCCGCGTCGGGCTCTACGTCCCCGGCGGGCTGGCGCCGCTGCTGTCCAGCGTCGTGATGAACGTGGTCCCCGCCCAGATCGCCGGTGTCGAGTCGATCGCCGTCGCCTCCCCGCCGCAGCGCGACCACGGTGGCCTGCCCGACCCCGGCGTGCTCGCCGCGTGCGCCCTGCTCGGCGTCACCGAGGTCTACGCCGTCGGCGGGGCGCAGGCCGTCGCCGTCTTCGGCTACGGCGCCGGGTCCTGCGAGCCGGTGGACATGGTCACCGGGCCCGGGAACGTCTACGTGACCGCGGCCAAGCGGCTGCTGCGCGGCCTGATCGGCATCGACTCGGAAGCCGGCCCGACCGAGGTGGCGATCCTCGCCGACGACTCGGCCGACCCCGCGCACGTGGCCGCCGACCTGATCAGCCAGGCGGAGCACGACCCGCTGGCCGGCGCGGTCCTGGTGACGCCGAGCGAGGAGCTCGCCGACGCCGTGCTGGCGCTGGTGCCGGGGCAGGTCACGGCCACCAAGCACTCCGAGCGGATCACCACCGCGCTCGACGGCAGCCAGTCGGGGA encodes the following:
- the hisD gene encoding histidinol dehydrogenase — translated: MLARIDLRGSALPGARELAGLLPRAATDIDSVLATVRPLCEDVRIRGAQAVREITARLDGVDAEDFAVPQAALDRALAECDPTLRAALEEAIARVRTVHADQRRTDVTTQVVAGGTVTERWLPVRRVGLYVPGGLAPLLSSVVMNVVPAQIAGVESIAVASPPQRDHGGLPDPGVLAACALLGVTEVYAVGGAQAVAVFGYGAGSCEPVDMVTGPGNVYVTAAKRLLRGLIGIDSEAGPTEVAILADDSADPAHVAADLISQAEHDPLAGAVLVTPSEELADAVLALVPGQVTATKHSERITTALDGSQSGIVLVDDLEAGLRVVDAYAAEHLEIQTRDAREVALRVRNAGAIFVGAWSPVSLGDYCAGSNHVLPTGGCARFSSGLSVQSFLRGIHVVEYDEQALAGVAAHIDALAGAEDLPAHAAAVRIRQRT